Proteins from a genomic interval of Pseudomonas asplenii:
- the rpoE gene encoding RNA polymerase sigma factor RpoE produces MLTQEEDQQLVERVQRGDRRAFDLLVLKYQHKILGLIVRFVHDTHEAQDVAQEAFIKAYRALGNFRGDSAFYTWLYRIAINTAKNYLVSRGRRPPDSDVSSEDAEFYDGDHGLKDLESPERALLRDEIEGTVHRTIQQLPEDLRTALTLREFDGLSYEDIAAVMQCPVGTVRSRIFRAREAIDKALQPLLQET; encoded by the coding sequence ATGCTAACCCAGGAAGAGGATCAGCAGCTGGTCGAGCGCGTTCAACGCGGCGACAGGCGTGCTTTTGATCTGCTAGTGCTGAAATACCAGCACAAAATTCTCGGGTTGATCGTGCGATTCGTGCACGACACCCATGAAGCCCAGGATGTTGCACAGGAAGCGTTTATCAAGGCCTACCGTGCGCTGGGGAATTTTCGCGGTGACAGTGCGTTTTATACCTGGCTGTACCGCATCGCCATCAACACGGCGAAAAACTATCTGGTATCCCGCGGTCGCAGGCCACCAGACAGTGATGTGAGTTCCGAGGATGCCGAATTCTACGACGGCGATCATGGCCTCAAGGACCTTGAGTCTCCGGAACGTGCGTTGCTGCGGGATGAGATCGAAGGCACCGTCCATCGGACCATCCAGCAACTGCCAGAAGATTTGCGTACGGCGTTAACTTTACGTGAATTCGATGGTCTGAGTTATGAGGACATTGCAGCCGTCATGCAATGTCCGGTGGGCACCGTGCGCTCCCGGATTTTCCGCGCTCGGGAGGCCATCGACAAAGCCCTGCAGCCGTTGTTGCAGGAAACCTGA